One window of bacterium genomic DNA carries:
- a CDS encoding endo alpha-1,4 polygalactosaminidase codes for MYAIFTLCSLILLIAGCAGTPGGDGTTDSDRVQYLQDLGASGYDLIIMDYSQDGSDERAYDAGEIALLKAQSNALVVSYLSLGVAETNRYYWNPVWDANSDGLPDSSAPSWLVRESPAGSGKWTVKYWDSEWKRILLRDSASYLAKLLRVDYDGAYLTGLEAWQRFPELSDASSRMKNLVVELCDTIHARESNFFTIALRCSGLSRFPDFVAAVDAVAQDEMFVGYNGSDGVLVPYETRNTYMSEMAPFGTAGKLRLAIDFPFEGSSDRAYFEQNSLDAIAEGRNAATAYGMLYYPVVRNYNDLTIIPGGEPVANTIPIRSLTQVQEFCIQLRPSRR; via the coding sequence ATGTACGCAATATTCACATTGTGCTCGCTTATCCTTCTAATCGCCGGCTGTGCTGGTACGCCGGGCGGGGATGGTACAACCGATAGCGACCGGGTGCAGTACTTGCAAGACTTAGGCGCGAGTGGTTACGACCTCATTATCATGGATTACAGTCAGGATGGGAGTGACGAGCGCGCTTACGATGCGGGAGAAATTGCGCTACTCAAAGCGCAAAGCAATGCGTTAGTAGTCTCATATCTTTCTCTCGGAGTTGCTGAAACCAACCGGTATTACTGGAATCCCGTCTGGGATGCGAACTCCGACGGTTTGCCCGACTCCAGTGCGCCATCGTGGTTAGTACGGGAATCCCCCGCCGGATCGGGAAAATGGACGGTAAAGTATTGGGATTCCGAATGGAAGCGAATTTTGTTGCGGGATTCCGCATCGTACCTCGCAAAGCTTTTGCGAGTAGATTACGATGGGGCTTATCTTACCGGGTTAGAGGCGTGGCAACGGTTTCCCGAATTGTCCGATGCATCGTCGCGGATGAAAAATCTGGTCGTCGAGTTATGCGATACGATTCATGCGCGGGAGAGTAATTTTTTCACGATTGCATTGCGGTGCAGCGGCTTGAGCCGTTTTCCCGATTTTGTCGCGGCAGTCGACGCGGTAGCTCAGGATGAGATGTTTGTCGGATATAACGGTTCCGACGGCGTACTCGTTCCTTATGAAACGCGAAACACTTACATGAGCGAAATGGCGCCGTTTGGAACAGCGGGAAAGTTGCGGCTTGCCATCGATTTTCCGTTTGAGGGTTCGTCGGATCGGGCTTACTTCGAGCAGAATTCGCTCGACGCTATCGCGGAGGGGCGCAATGCCGCTACCGCATACGGGATGCTGTATTATCCCGTAGTGCGCAACTACAACGATTTAACGATTATTCCGGGCGGAGAACCGGTGGCGAATACAATCCCGATCCGCTCGCTAACGCAAGTACAGGAATTTTGCATTCAGCTTCGGCCCAGCCGGAGATAG
- a CDS encoding rod shape-determining protein yields MGWFSNFLTNDIAIDLGTANTLIYVKSRGIFVREPSVVALNRSDRKVVAIGSAAREMMGKGHRNIEVIRPMRDGVIDDDDVAEIMIRSLIRKVIKNPINRPRVIVCVPSGVTKAEKRIIRDSTEQAGAREVYLIAEPMAAALGVGLPVLEPLGSMVIDIGGGTTEIAVISLGGIVSDTSIRIAGDELDEAIMNYMRRNFNLLIGERMAEDIKVKIGSAFPLEEELTMFAKGRDLVNGIPKAVEVSSAHIREAIAEPVASIVKAVRVSLEKTPPELSADIRDRGIILTGGGALLRGLDAKLREETSLPVEVAEDPLTCVVRGTGRVLDDFERLQKVLLDN; encoded by the coding sequence ATGGGTTGGTTTTCTAATTTTCTTACCAACGATATCGCGATCGATCTTGGGACCGCGAATACGCTGATTTATGTCAAGTCGCGCGGCATTTTTGTTCGCGAACCATCGGTGGTGGCATTGAATCGGAGCGACCGGAAAGTGGTCGCGATCGGCTCGGCCGCCCGCGAAATGATGGGCAAAGGACATCGTAACATCGAAGTGATTCGACCGATGCGCGACGGCGTGATCGACGACGACGACGTTGCCGAAATCATGATTCGTAGCCTAATTCGCAAAGTGATCAAGAATCCGATCAATCGACCGCGCGTCATCGTATGCGTTCCTTCCGGCGTGACCAAAGCGGAAAAACGAATTATCCGCGACTCGACCGAACAAGCCGGCGCGCGCGAAGTGTATTTGATTGCAGAACCAATGGCGGCGGCGCTCGGCGTCGGTCTCCCGGTGCTCGAACCGCTCGGCAGCATGGTCATCGATATTGGCGGAGGTACGACCGAAATCGCTGTGATCTCACTTGGTGGAATCGTGTCAGATACATCGATCCGTATCGCAGGCGACGAACTCGACGAAGCGATTATGAATTACATGCGCCGCAATTTCAATTTATTGATTGGCGAGCGGATGGCGGAAGATATTAAAGTGAAAATCGGCAGTGCATTTCCGCTCGAAGAAGAATTGACGATGTTTGCGAAAGGCCGCGATTTAGTAAACGGCATTCCGAAAGCAGTCGAAGTCTCCAGCGCGCACATCCGCGAGGCGATTGCTGAACCGGTTGCATCGATAGTGAAAGCAGTTCGCGTCTCGCTCGAAAAAACTCCACCGGAACTTTCCGCCGATATCCGTGACCGTGGAATTATTCTCACAGGCGGTGGCGCGTTGTTGCGCGGACTCGATGCGAAATTGCGGGAGGAAACTTCGCTGCCAGTGGAAGTGGCGGAAGACCCGCTCACTTGCGTTGTTCGTGGCACCGGTCGCGTGCTCGACGACTTCGAGCGGTTGCAGAAGGTGTTGCTGGATAATTAG
- the mreC gene encoding rod shape-determining protein MreC: protein MSKPGRNFWRRHLDSWVALALWVVALLLVVLTGGPVGLAVRGTIATGVSIVSSPLLWIPRTIALWPENAQLRQELMQAKSELSYLLEAREENERLREMIGFVPPPTWTTKTAEVIGRYRRIGNRRVIVNIGANEGILPPMPVMTTTGLVGRVLRVRMGAAEVQVLGDPQMGVAVRNQRSRVEGILRADHSGRLTIDGVPLTSDVKYKDIWVTAGVGVVYPKGIPVAKQLPIPAPSSHFQILPVEPVQNIDAVESVFILTSYGQVEKEGDVDQ, encoded by the coding sequence GTGTCCAAACCTGGTAGAAATTTCTGGCGGCGCCACCTTGATAGCTGGGTGGCGCTTGCATTATGGGTCGTTGCGCTGCTGCTCGTTGTTCTTACGGGCGGCCCGGTTGGGCTTGCCGTTCGGGGAACGATAGCGACCGGTGTCAGTATTGTAAGTTCCCCACTGCTCTGGATTCCGCGGACGATTGCGTTGTGGCCGGAGAATGCGCAATTGCGGCAAGAGCTGATGCAGGCGAAAAGCGAATTGAGTTATTTGCTCGAAGCCCGCGAAGAAAACGAACGGCTGCGGGAAATGATCGGATTTGTTCCTCCCCCCACTTGGACGACCAAAACCGCGGAAGTGATTGGCAGATATCGGCGGATTGGCAATCGTCGAGTGATAGTGAATATCGGTGCGAACGAAGGTATTCTACCGCCGATGCCGGTGATGACAACTACCGGGTTAGTCGGACGAGTATTACGGGTACGGATGGGCGCGGCGGAAGTACAAGTATTGGGCGATCCGCAGATGGGAGTCGCTGTCCGGAATCAACGGAGCCGGGTCGAAGGGATATTACGCGCCGATCATTCGGGACGATTAACTATCGACGGTGTACCACTCACGAGCGACGTGAAGTATAAAGATATATGGGTCACTGCCGGTGTTGGTGTTGTTTATCCGAAAGGGATTCCGGTTGCGAAGCAATTGCCGATTCCCGCACCCAGCAGCCACTTCCAAATTCTCCCGGTCGAACCGGTACAGAATATCGACGCGGTTGAGAGCGTCTTCATCCTCACCAGTTATGGACAAGTGGAGAAAGAGGGGGATGTCGACCAATGA